The genomic region AGCCGAGGCCTAGCCCAGCGTGACCATACACCAGGCCTGCCACCCCTTGAAACAACCCCGTAGCCCTGGGTGCCCATGAGAGTGCCCTGATCAGTACCACCAATGGTGGAGCGGGCGCTGGTGGAGAACAGTGCACACATGTAGAAAGAAGAGGGGAGAGGAATATCTTTGTAGAAGTTGGGTAGGGCTGCAGCGAGGTAATGAAAGGATGACACATGATACATGGCTAATGCATCTCCTTCTCCCCAAAGCGTACTCGCCGTCCTCCCAAGGAGATGGTCCCAATGGAGCCGTCAGAGTTTGCAGCCCAGCTCATCTCCCGCCTGGAGAGCTTAAAGAGAAAGCAGGACACCATCAACTCTCTGGAGGAGAAGCTGCAGCAGATTGAGGAGGTTTGTATGAGATGGTTTTGTTCTGCAAAAGTCAACTGCAAGATGTTTCTTATCCTCAGTCGATAACTTTGTATGTCTTGTTaccaggaggaggaaaaggaagacACTGAGATCATGGGAAGTGCTCCACAGCTCTCTCCCCACCCCTTGACCCTCCTCCCTGGCTCCTCTGATGAGGACCCCCAGGCGATTCTGGATGAGCACCTGTCTCGCGTCCTGAAGACCCCCGGCTGCCAGTCCCCCGCTGTCATCCGCCACTCGCCTCGCTCCAGCTCCCCGGAGCATAGACCCATTGCGCGGGCAGGTTTCGGAATCAAGGCCCTGGTTAGGACGGGGCCCTCCAGTTCCTCTGTCTCTAGTCCCGACCAGGCGGCTATCACTCTGGCCTTGGGCCCCAACAGGACCCTCGTCAGCAGGCAGAGCACAAaacacatccaccaccactaCATCCACCACCATGCCAGTCCCAAGACCAAGGAGCAGATTGAAAGGGAGGCAGCCCTCAGGGTGCACGGCCTGTGCTCCAGCAGTGGCGAGTGCCAGCCCTGCCAGCCTTACCAGCGCAGCCGCAGCCTAGGCAGAGAGATGTGTGGGGCCGTCTCAGCAGACAACAGCATAGGGTCAGTCCCAACACCTGTTTGAATTCATGTCTCATTGATTTCTGACTTCTCGTGTTGATTGTATACAAATTAACAATACCaatctctctctccttctttcagGCGTTCCAGCTCTCTGTCCAGGCGTGTTTGTCGCTCAGGGGCTGAGGATGGAGTAGCAGAGAGGTGTATGGATGACTGCGGGCCCTTACAGCTGCCCAGCGACACAACAGACCCCACTCAGAATGTGCTGCAGTGGATCCTGGAAAGCAAACGGCAAGGCAGGCACAAGTCTCACAGGTGAACAGTCGAGTCCTCTGGTTTTCAgtttcaagtttttattttagtctaaaatatttcagtgtatGTGACACCTTTGCACATAGTTAATGGTCTGATTTCCTGTCTACCTTGCAGTAACCAGAGCACCAAGAAATCCTTCGGTGGCACCTCTACGCAGACGCACACGTGGGGCGGTGGCGGAAGCTGTGGCCATCTACGTAGCCACCAGCCAGCCCAGCCGTTCATCCAGGACCCAGCCATGCCTCCCCTGCCCCCTCCCAACACTTTGGCCCAGCTGGAGGAGGCCTGCCGAAGACTGGAGGAGGTCTCCACCAAGACCACCAAGCAAAGGTACACACAAACCAGAGAGTAGTTGTTGAATATTGCTCTTAGCTTGGGTCTGTTTTATATCTTGCTTATGATGTCTAGATTTAGTCTTTGATGTCTTAGATTTTAACCGAAGAAATATCAGTTTTGATCCTAGTAATAACGTCTACGCCATGTATCTTTCCAGGCATTCAACGTCCAGTCTTCAGCAGGAGAAGGGCCACCTAGTGCCTGTCCAGGGTGAGGGGTCCGTCCCTCTGTCTCTAGCCACTCCCAGCCCTGCTGGCCTCCTCACAACCAGCCCCGGTCTCCAATCAGAAGAGTACGATGCCTCTAGCGTCctgccctccctctcctctcctcctctctgctcctcttcctcctcctctcagccaTAACCTCCACCTTGCAGTGTACTTCTACCCTTTTAACTCTTCCTGCTTGTCACCCGCACAGCTCACCGCACATGTAGGGAGACAGACGAGCTGTCACGCGCAAACATacacatctcacacacacacacacacacgtgcacacagcCACATGCAGTCCCTCAAAAGAGAAGGTGACCCCCTTCGCAAAGCTTATTTTAAGTTTTGGCCTGTGTTTTGCATGAATCTTGCGTGTTTGTGCCGTGTGTGGGGAGTGTGTAGTCACTGCACCACCTGACTGAGACATCCCTTTCATATATATGTATCATTTTTATTGGCTGTCCTTCAGTGGGCTGGCAGTCGGCTGGGGCGAGCAGAGCTTTGCAAAGAGAGCTCCTCTGAAGTGGGCCTACAAAGCGTTGGACATAGCTGAAGGGGAATTGATAATACTGTGCCCCTTCTCCATGCACACAAGTACACACTTACTGATGGCACtaggtcactcactcactggTGTTATTCTTCAGTCAGTGTGCTGTTACTGTATTTCTACTCCAACACTATCTTCTGCACACACTTGTTAAGAGTAGATTGCTGGTTATCCCTTTAGAAGCTTTGCTCCGTTTCTGATTTCTCTTTTGATCATGATCTTGTTAAGTATGATGAGTGTGCTCACTCCCTCTAACacacccctcctctccctctttgtctccTCTTAGGATGAAGGAGTGTAAAAAGGCTTTAGGAGGCGAGACGGTGGTGACGTATTTCTTCTGTGGTGAGGAGATCCCCTACCGGAGGAACATGAAGAGCCACAGTCTCACCCTGGGCCACTTCAAGGAGCAGCTCCGCAAGAAGGGCAATTACAGGTGTGTAGATGGAAAATGGAATACACACAGAGATGTCGGTTAAAGTTTTACAACAGTGATGTCATGTGAACTTTTGCCACCGGTGCTTCTGTGATATTGGGATTGCCGGCAATGAAGCGCTATCAGTTCATCGGCCTTGGTGTAAAAGAGTGATTGAGAACAAACTGTTGCCTCTTTGGCGCATCAACACAAACCCTCTTGGAAACAGTGTAACTGGAAGTGAAACTTGGAAAGGTTAGACTTTTCTGACGGGGAGGAGGGGGAAGTTAGGTAGTTAATATACTGGTTGACTGACTGTGACACCATTGTATTCAAATAATTCTCTTTAATTAATCCAGGTTCAAGTCAATGACCCAACATGGCatattaaaaatgcatgttGTTTACCCTAAAATAAGACGGCTCCCCTACGTTGCTTCCCTTCTTTTCCTCACTCATTTTCAGGTTATGGTAGCCTACTAGCGGGGCGTATTT from Epinephelus moara isolate mb chromosome 18, YSFRI_EMoa_1.0, whole genome shotgun sequence harbors:
- the axin2 gene encoding axin-2 isoform X2, translated to MSRALMDHIASSFREDAPRPPVPGEEGEAPCYPGKLAMMKPLEPPKSVLLGSPGSSARRNEDGLGEPEGSASPDSPLSRWTKSLHSLLGDQDGALLFRTFLEREKCVDTLDFWFACNGFRQMDLKDTKTQRVAKAIYKRYIENNSIVAKQLKPATKTFIRDNIKKQHIDSAMFDQAQTEIQTNMEENAYQMFLTSDIYLEYVRTGGENPNHVNSNGLGDLKVVCGYLPTLNEEEEWSCDFKAKALVELSAKAQRATVSMRAVEVMERGYRSYKRGDSLNPCHVGSFAPVSSTNDSEVSSDALTDDAMSVTDSSVDGIPPYKLGSKKQLQREMQRNMRMNSQVSLPAFPRTRRPPKEMVPMEPSEFAAQLISRLESLKRKQDTINSLEEKLQQIEEEEEKEDTEIMGSAPQLSPHPLTLLPGSSDEDPQAILDEHLSRVLKTPGCQSPAVIRHSPRSSSPEHRPIARAGFGIKALVRTGPSSSSVSSPDQAAITLALGPNRTLVSRQSTKHIHHHYIHHHASPKTKEQIEREAALRVHGLCSSSGECQPCQPYQRSRSLGREMCGAVSADNSIGRSSSLSRRVCRSGAEDGVAERCMDDCGPLQLPSDTTDPTQNVLQWILESKRQGRHKSHSNQSTKKSFGGTSTQTHTWGGGGSCGHLRSHQPAQPFIQDPAMPPLPPPNTLAQLEEACRRLEEVSTKTTKQRHSTSSLQQEKGHLVPVQGEGSVPLSLATPSPAGLLTTSPGLQSEEYDASSVLPSLSSPPLCSSSSSSQP
- the axin2 gene encoding axin-2 isoform X1, coding for MSRALMDHIASSFREDAPRPPVPGEEGEAPCYPGKLAMMKPLEPPKSVLLGSPGSSARRNEDGLGEPEGSASPDSPLSRWTKSLHSLLGDQDGALLFRTFLEREKCVDTLDFWFACNGFRQMDLKDTKTQRVAKAIYKRYIENNSIVAKQLKPATKTFIRDNIKKQHIDSAMFDQAQTEIQTNMEENAYQMFLTSDIYLEYVRTGGENPNHVNSNGLGDLKVVCGYLPTLNEEEEWSCDFKAKALVELSAKAQRATVSMRAVEVMERGYRSYKRGDSLNPCHVGSFAPVSSTNDSEVSSDALTDDAMSVTDSSVDGIPPYKLGSKKQLQREMQRNMRMNSQVSLPAFPRTRRPPKEMVPMEPSEFAAQLISRLESLKRKQDTINSLEEKLQQIEEEEEKEDTEIMGSAPQLSPHPLTLLPGSSDEDPQAILDEHLSRVLKTPGCQSPAVIRHSPRSSSPEHRPIARAGFGIKALVRTGPSSSSVSSPDQAAITLALGPNRTLVSRQSTKHIHHHYIHHHASPKTKEQIEREAALRVHGLCSSSGECQPCQPYQRSRSLGREMCGAVSADNSIGRSSSLSRRVCRSGAEDGVAERCMDDCGPLQLPSDTTDPTQNVLQWILESKRQGRHKSHSNQSTKKSFGGTSTQTHTWGGGGSCGHLRSHQPAQPFIQDPAMPPLPPPNTLAQLEEACRRLEEVSTKTTKQRHSTSSLQQEKGHLVPVQGEGSVPLSLATPSPAGLLTTSPGLQSEEMKECKKALGGETVVTYFFCGEEIPYRRNMKSHSLTLGHFKEQLRKKGNYRYYFKKASDEFACGAVFEEVSDDSSLLPTYEGKILGKVERME